TTTTTACTTGGTCAACCTGGAACCGCAGATGAGAAAAAGCTATATCTTATTGATCTTGGTTTGGGTATGTTGTCTTTCCTTGCTCTTACTATCCTTGAGTGTCAACCATGATGACATATCATAACaacaaacattttattttaaatttgtacatGAGATTTTTGCTCTTCTCTATGTGGTTGAAGTTGTACTACATGCTATTATATCTGTATTTATTGCTggtgaatttaatgttttttggttCAGCATCTAGATGGAAAGATGCTTCCTCTGGTCAGCATGTTGATTATGATCAGAGGCCTGATGTATTCAGGTgtggatttttttcctttatgctcaacaatttattcttaaatattcAAATACTGACGCATCTGTCTGGCAGGGGAACAATAAGGTATGCAAGTGTTCATGCACATTTAGGTCGGACTGGAAGTCGGAGGGATGATCTTGAGTCATTAGCATATAcattaatatttcttataaaagGAAGGTTGCCATGGCAGGGTTATCAGGTTAGTCAACATTTttgtttcaggtttttttttattaagatgcTCTTTCATTCTATTTCTTAccccacttctttttttttttgtcattatctGATTGTTTGCTAAAATGCACAGGGAGACAACAAGAGCTTTCTTGTTTGTAAGAAAAAGATGGGTACATCTCCAGAGCTGATGTGTTGTTTTTGTCCTGCCCCATTCAAACAATTCCTTGAAGCTGTTACAAATATGAAGTTTGATGAGGAGCCGAATTATTCCAAGCTGATATCTTTCTTTGAAAGTCTTATTGAACCATGCACTCCACTAAGGCCAATTAGAATTGACGGAGCTCTTAAGGCAACtttgatttccttttcttttcctgagCTTGATAGGATGCTTCAACCTGCTGaccttttattattgttttaaacaaTCAGGTTGGACAGGTTGGACAAAAACGCGGAAGATTGCTTATAAACTTGGAAGAGGATGAGCAACCAAAAAAGAAAGTACGATTAGGTAGTCCTGCTACACAGTGGATTTCTGTTTACAATGCACGTCGACCTATGAAGCAGAGGTATATTTATTTCTGGCACGGTCATATAACATTTGCTTGTACTCTTGCATGCTCACAATTCTTATTTTCTGTGCTCACAGAGCATTGCCTCTGTAAGTTGATTTGAGCTGGTTTTATCATTTGCTATGGGTGTGAAAGAAAGTGCTACTGGTTGTTTGTCTGTCCTTGAATTCCTGTTATGActagatttttttatgcttcaaACTGTGGCTCTTGTGTTCATGTTTCTTGGGGGAGGGATTGAGGCAAGGTGAGGGGAGATTAAAGTTGAAGGTTTAGGTTTGATATGGTTGTTAAATGTGGTGGAAATGTTGATGCAAGATAACTGTGGATTTTTTTCCAGGTTTTAGGTGTGGTATACTTTACTATTAAAGTCCTATGGTGAGAGAGAATTCATGCCCCTTTTATAGGCACTAAAAGTTGAAAGCTAATTGGGAAAAGAAACGTTCATAATAGTAAACTCCTAGCAAATATTCTAGTTCCTAAATAAGCTATAATTTCTATATAGTGGCATTAATATTTCGACGATAAATTCTAAACAGACTAAATTTGCAAGGAACACCAGaatataataaagaattaaaaaaaagaggtaattcataaacttttttctcttttctcgcATCAGACATTGCCAGATTTCCTGGACAAAGGATAAAGAAGTGAAGGATTCAAGGATATTCCTGTGTTTCCAATGATTGATAAATTTAGAACACTAGTCTTGTATGGCTGAAAGTAATTTTCTTTTGTGAAGATCTACGATAGTGATAGGTGACGCCATTGATCAATGTGAAAGCCCTATAAAGTATCTCTACTAATAAGACAATTTgagtaataaaatataatcagatTAAGGTAATTGTCATTCTTAACTAGGAAATGTCATTCATTTTCCAAGAAGCATGTGTTAATGGTGATGGAACAAGTCCAGATATTTTGGTGACAATAATTGACTTCTTTCAATTGAAAAGGCTAAAAGAAGTGTGCTAGAGAAATTAGTATCGTATGCGGGTTTAAGAAGACTTTTGAGGGGTGGCTCTATGCCAAAACCCTCAAAGTTATCCAAGAAACATTTTGTTCTGCATTGCTTTCAATTAAGGAGCATGGCATGTAGAATAGCCATCTATAGGACATCCTATTAATATCTTAAAGTATCATTCTTCATGGGCTATGtcctttgtgtttttgtttttaatattataatttttaagttgaagATATAATTCTTCTTATTATCATATTACTCCTAATAGTCTCAGTTTTCTTGTTCCAgcattatcattttgttttcttaccttGGATTTGTAGATACCACTACAACGTAGCTGATGCAAGGCTGCGCCAGCATGTAGACAAGGGTAATGAAGATGGATTATATATCAGCTGTGTTGCCTCTTCAACTAATCTCTGGGCCTTAATCATGGATGCTGGAACGGGCTTCACATCTCAGGTTTATGAATTGTCAGCTGTCTTCCTGCACAAGGtattaattcaagaaaattaattgCCATCATCTTTTGCCGCACGGTCATGTGTGACTGGAACTAATGatcattttcaaattgtttgGATTGTTAACAGGATTGGATTATGGAACAGTGGGAAAAAAATTACTACATCAGTTCAATAGCTGGTGCAAGTAATGGAAGTTCATTGGTTGTTATGTCCAAAGGTTGGTGACTGTTTCTGCAGTATAAAGAATTGCATGCTATATATGTTAGTACGTGAAGATTGGTAACTCTGTTTTCATAATGTATAAAAATGATTGGGACTTGGAAGCTACCAAGATCCTTACACTTGAAGTCTTGTACTGTTTTACACCATGCCAACCGCTAATTCTGCTTGTTTTTGtacttaatattaattttattataattaactatATAGGTATGTTTCTACATGTCAGCACAAAGATACTTTGATCATTTTTGTAAAGAAGAGATGCATCAAGTATGATTGGAAGGCATTATCTGTCTGCATGCGAACATGACTAATGTATTTGTTAGGCAGGTTCTATAGTTTTACTTTGCTAGTAGGAAGCCAGCTAGAAgaactaaattaataaattggaGTAACTGTCATCTGCAAAACAGATGATTTCTGTAAGTTTTCAGTTATGTTTCTGACTACCAAGTGGAACTGTGCAAGGCTTTTATTGCGGTATTGCCAGGTCCTAGTATTGTCTGAAATAAGATTTGCTTCTATGGATATTTCTTTATCTGGTCATGTAAAGTGATTTAGTTGGGCTTTATAAACCTGGGTGTGACTTTATTATTTGTTGCATATGCTAGTTGAGGTGCACTTTTGCAGCCTGCCTTTGTTAAAAGTGTTGTGCCGTGCCATCATGGCATGCATACAACACAAAAAGGTTTCAAATAGCAACTTACATAttgttcttttgcttttttgagATGATTCATTTTGCCAAGCTGATTGTTGGAACGAGTCTTCCATGCATAGAACATGGGTACCAGCATGTGTATCACAGTATGGTGTATCTAGCTATTAAAATTAGGATTTTGCTATGTAGATTAACATGTAGGTTGATGAATGAAATGGTTATGATTGTcaaattgacttgaaatttgAGTTATATCATGTGCCTGGGAGAAGTAAAAATCTTAAAGTAAGCCTGGAAAGGGCATCCCACTGCTTCAGGACTGCTGtgaaaattttcattcatgTTTCTTATTGGAATCGAGCCTTTCTCAGTTTCTTGGTGGTTTaagtgaaataatttttttactaagaGATCCAATGGCTTAACTTTTACGCAAGTAGATTCTGAAGTTTCTGCAATTATGTAGGAACTCCTTACACCCAGCAGTCTTACAAAGTGAGTGAATCTTTTCCTTTCAAGTGGATAAATAAAAAGTGGAAAGAAGGTTTTCATGTCACATCCATGACAACTGCTGGCAGTCGCTGGGGTGTGGTTATGTCCAGGAATGCTGGATATTCTGATCAGGTATGATTTCCTAttgtggttttgatttttatttatgcactGGTAATCCTGCacatttattttccattttacCTTCTGGTTATGAGATTTCTCCTCCTCATTATTGTTTTACTGGGACTAGGTTGTGGAGCTTGACTTTTTGTATCCAAGCGAAGGGATCCATCGGCGATGGGAGAGTGGTTTCAGGATAACATCTATGGCTGCCACTACTGATCAAGCAGCCTTCATATTGAGCATACCAAAACGAAAAATGGTGGATGAAACTCAGGAAACCCTGCGCACCTCTGCCTTCCCGAGCACCCATGTTAAGGTAGGTTTCTGCATGTTTTCTCTGCCTTAAAGTATCTAATAAAATTCAGTTTAAATTGTACTGAGTTGTTGGTTGCAAGTCCTGAAGAAAAAGTTTAACCAGACAAGCCGTCTTAGTTCCATATATGCAACTCATTGGTTACCTCACCCAATCTAGCATTTTGGTCTACGCAAAATTTAGCCCACCTGAAGTTGGACTACCTTTTCTGGAAAATGTTTGGCTGACTAAATAGACTATAATTTGGCGTCAATATGTTTTGTCTATTTTTAGGTGGTGGCTTTGTTCAGCTTCtcataatgaaaatattaattgttcAGTTTTCCCTGTTTTTCTTCTTGCAGGAAAAATGGTCCAAAAATCTCTACATTGCTTCAATCTGCTATGGGCGCACTGTTTGCTAGATTTTGGTGTACATGCGGGCCTCTTCAAAAGAATCTGATGGTTTCAAATTTTGAAGCTGATGCTATTTTCAATATGATTCTCAGAATGGGGTGGTCAGCTTTTCAGCCGCATGTTAAAGAAAAACCAGGTTTCTGGTACAGGATCTTTCTCATATATGactgtaaaaaaagaaaagaaaaaaaaaagagagagaaagaaataaaaaaaaaatgaattgagagTTTGAGGAC
This genomic stretch from Populus alba chromosome 19, ASM523922v2, whole genome shotgun sequence harbors:
- the LOC118056739 gene encoding casein kinase 1-like protein HD16, producing MPELRSGARRSKRLDDLQPPHQPNNQAENLTVPVQNKTRRRAGGGRGRGGNAAGVAKGASPTTRPTAAGRGRGVRLIDLDPEPCQVEPAAVGAAELGYNRLEVVADKDIAMEGGSAEKVVGVEEEGSTTPVPERVQVGSSPVYKVERKLGKGGFGQVYVGRRVSGGSDRTGPDAIEVALKFEHRNSKGCNYGPPYEWQVYNTLNGCYGIPWVHYKGRQGDFYILVMDMLGPSLWDVWNSLGQSMSPNMAACIAVEAISILEKLHMKGFVHGDVKPENFLLGQPGTADEKKLYLIDLGLASRWKDASSGQHVDYDQRPDVFRGTIRYASVHAHLGRTGSRRDDLESLAYTLIFLIKGRLPWQGYQGDNKSFLVCKKKMGTSPELMCCFCPAPFKQFLEAVTNMKFDEEPNYSKLISFFESLIEPCTPLRPIRIDGALKVGQVGQKRGRLLINLEEDEQPKKKVRLGSPATQWISVYNARRPMKQRYHYNVADARLRQHVDKGNEDGLYISCVASSTNLWALIMDAGTGFTSQVYELSAVFLHKDWIMEQWEKNYYISSIAGASNGSSLVVMSKGTPYTQQSYKVSESFPFKWINKKWKEGFHVTSMTTAGSRWGVVMSRNAGYSDQVVELDFLYPSEGIHRRWESGFRITSMAATTDQAAFILSIPKRKMVDETQETLRTSAFPSTHVKEKWSKNLYIASICYGRTVC